The Streptomyces camelliae genome segment AGCAGGTGACCGCGGGCAGGACCGGGGCGAGCTGGGCCTGCCAGCCCGTGCGGGCGATCGCGGCCAGCCGCGGCATGTGCCTGAGCAGACGCGGAGTGAGCCCGACGACGTCGAGCACGACGAGAGGGGTGGGCCGGGGGGTCACTGGATCATCTCCCTCACGAGTTGTTCACGCAGGCCCAGGGCGAGCAGTTCGTCCCGGGCGAAGGCCACCTCGGCGGCGATGCCCTCGGCCAACCGGTCGGGGCCGGTGGGACGTTGGTCCGGCGGCAGCACGTTCCAGGTGTACGTCTCCACCTCCAGGTGGTCGCATACGGCCGTGTCGCCGCCGACGAGCCCGGCCAGCGCACCGCGCAGCACGTCGAGGGTGGCGTGCAGCGGCGGCTGCGGGGCGGCGTGCAGCGGCACGTGGTAGTGCACCCGCCACGGCCCCGGAAAGCCGGCGTCGAGCGCCTCGGGAAGGTCGTCGGCGGCCTGCCCGGCGGCGGAGCGGGTCTGGTGCAGGAACCGGGGTTCGGCGTACCCGCGCAGCGCGGCGCCCGTCGCGGCCTGCTCCGGATGGTCGGCGCCGAGGGCGGCGGACACCTGCACCTTCACCACCGGCAGGCCCGCCCCGGCCAGCCGGGCCAGCGCGGCGCCCGGGTCCTCCCACCCGCACGCCAGGTGAGCCAGGTCCAGGCACACGCCGAGGTAACGGGTGTCGATGCCGGACAGCCCGGCAACCACCTGCTCGGTGGTCTCCATGACGCAGCCGGGTTCCGGCTCGAACCCGACGCGGATCAGCCGCCCGGTGCGCGCGTGCACGGCCGCCAGCCGGTCCGCCAGCTCGGCGAGTCGCCGCCCGGCCGCCGCCCGGTGCCGCGCCGTCCAGGGCGTGCGCCAGGCCAGCGGCAGCGTGGACACCGAGCCGCGGGCGGCGTCGTCGGGAAGCAGCCCGGCCAGCACCCGGGCCAGGTCGACCGTGTAGTCCATGCGTTCGCCGGTCAGCCAGTCCGGCCGGTACACGGCGTGCTTGACCACCGGGGCGTGGAAGGCGCCGTAGGGGAAGCCGTTGAGGGTGACGACCTCCAGCCCGCGCGCGTCGAGGTCCCGGCGCAGCCCGGCCAGCGCGGCGGGGTCGGCGGCGAGCTGCGCGGCGACGGGCGCGGCCAGCCACAGCCCGACCCCGAGCCGGTCGGCGCCCAGCACCCGGCGTGCACTCACCGCGTACGTGTCGAGCTGCCCGACGATCTCGGGCAGGTCCTCGCCGGCGTGGACGTTGGTGCAGTAACCGAGGTGAATCGTCTGCCCGTCCCGATGCCGCAGCCGCATCAGCTGCCCCCGCGGGCGATGGAGTTGCCGGCGAACACCGGGGCCGGCACGTTCGCCCCGGACGCCGCCCCGGCCTCCGTCCCGGCGATCTCCAGCCGTCCGGACTGGCCGTAGAACTCCACAGGGTTGCGCCACAGCACCCGGTCCACGTCGTCGTCGGTGAAGCCGGCGGCCAGCATGGCCTGCCCCGTGCTCCGGGTGAGCAGCGGGTCGCTGCGGCCCCAGTCTGCGGCGGAGTTCACCAGCATCCGGTCCGGCCCGTACGCGCGCAGCACCGCCGCCATGCGGTCCGGCGACATCTTGGTGTCCGGGTAGA includes the following:
- the eboE gene encoding metabolite traffic protein EboE; protein product: MRLRHRDGQTIHLGYCTNVHAGEDLPEIVGQLDTYAVSARRVLGADRLGVGLWLAAPVAAQLAADPAALAGLRRDLDARGLEVVTLNGFPYGAFHAPVVKHAVYRPDWLTGERMDYTVDLARVLAGLLPDDAARGSVSTLPLAWRTPWTARHRAAAGRRLAELADRLAAVHARTGRLIRVGFEPEPGCVMETTEQVVAGLSGIDTRYLGVCLDLAHLACGWEDPGAALARLAGAGLPVVKVQVSAALGADHPEQAATGAALRGYAEPRFLHQTRSAAGQAADDLPEALDAGFPGPWRVHYHVPLHAAPQPPLHATLDVLRGALAGLVGGDTAVCDHLEVETYTWNVLPPDQRPTGPDRLAEGIAAEVAFARDELLALGLREQLVREMIQ